In Streptomyces sp. RFCAC02, the following proteins share a genomic window:
- a CDS encoding DUF6199 family natural product biosynthesis protein, with amino-acid sequence MFSDTVRDALAAGPSGGAEQVGFFVVAGVIMVVALVQLIRPQLLWKANRPFYRDPDANEPSRAGYVMMRVMAVGVLAMGAFIITRAL; translated from the coding sequence ATGTTTTCGGACACGGTACGAGACGCACTGGCGGCCGGCCCGAGCGGCGGCGCGGAGCAGGTCGGGTTCTTCGTCGTGGCGGGCGTGATCATGGTGGTCGCGCTGGTCCAGCTCATCCGGCCGCAGCTCCTCTGGAAGGCCAACCGCCCCTTCTACCGCGACCCCGACGCCAACGAGCCGTCCCGCGCCGGCTACGTGATGATGCGCGTCATGGCCGTGGGCGTCCTCGCGATGGGCGCGTTCATCATCACCCGGGCCTTGTGA
- a CDS encoding ATP-binding protein, translated as MERIGVAAEDVAARHPGPRVPTSAAAARGRVQYLLAGRHPAPGVDPRDDLTLADILLVTSELVTNAIRHGGGVTGFSAAVSGNDLLLSVSDDSDELPRTVTHSDAAGRPAVGGYGWPLINRLSSDVSVVPGAGGGKTIHVVVPLG; from the coding sequence ATGGAGCGTATCGGCGTGGCGGCGGAAGACGTGGCGGCCCGGCACCCCGGGCCACGCGTACCGACGAGCGCGGCCGCGGCCCGCGGCCGCGTCCAGTACCTCCTGGCGGGCCGGCACCCGGCCCCCGGTGTGGACCCCCGGGACGATCTCACCCTGGCCGACATCCTGCTGGTCACCTCCGAGCTGGTCACCAACGCCATCCGGCACGGCGGCGGCGTCACCGGCTTCTCGGCCGCCGTCAGCGGGAACGACCTCCTCCTTTCGGTGAGCGACGACAGCGACGAGCTGCCCCGCACGGTCACCCACTCCGACGCCGCCGGGCGCCCCGCGGTCGGCGGCTACGGCTGGCCGCTCATCAACCGGCTGAGCAGCGACGTCTCCGTCGTTCCCGGGGCCGGCGGCGGCAAGACCATCCACGTCGTCGTCCCCCTGGGCTGA
- a CDS encoding LacI family DNA-binding transcriptional regulator, producing MPNGGRPTIVAIAERAGVSIASVSRVLNGQAARRDTVERVRRAADELGYVPNAVARSLKDGRTRQLTFAMPDIGNPVYVAMVRAIQAVAKAAGYRLLLHSTDAVAEDELAVVRSLGDRTSDGLILCPIRIGDGHLRALARAAGPVVVIGSLPPGTPVDSVRADSVAGAADAVRHLHGTGRRRIAFVNGPADTVPGRNRAEGYRAGLAACGLRYDERLVVHTEFGIDAGTAAAGGLLAARPDALFCANDQLALGALRALLSRGVRVPEDVAVAGMDDSALAQAAWPPLTSVDLGSSERGRLAARLLVDRLAAGRSAGARAAVPFRSTTVPPRLVVRASTAPATDPPA from the coding sequence ATGCCGAACGGCGGCCGGCCGACCATCGTCGCGATCGCGGAGCGCGCGGGCGTCTCCATCGCCTCCGTCTCCCGCGTCCTGAACGGGCAGGCGGCCCGCCGTGACACCGTGGAGCGGGTGCGCCGGGCCGCCGACGAACTGGGCTACGTCCCCAACGCCGTCGCCCGCTCCCTCAAGGACGGCCGCACCCGGCAGCTCACGTTCGCCATGCCGGACATCGGCAACCCCGTGTACGTCGCCATGGTCCGCGCCATCCAGGCCGTCGCCAAGGCCGCCGGGTACCGGCTGCTGCTGCACTCGACCGACGCCGTCGCCGAGGACGAGCTGGCCGTGGTGCGCAGCCTCGGCGACCGCACGAGCGACGGCCTGATCCTGTGCCCGATCCGGATAGGCGACGGCCACCTGCGCGCCCTGGCGCGGGCGGCGGGTCCGGTCGTCGTCATCGGGTCGCTGCCGCCGGGGACGCCGGTGGACAGCGTGCGGGCCGACTCGGTCGCGGGCGCCGCGGACGCCGTACGGCACCTGCACGGCACGGGGCGGCGGCGCATCGCGTTCGTCAACGGACCGGCGGACACCGTGCCGGGGCGCAACCGCGCCGAGGGCTACCGCGCCGGGCTCGCGGCCTGCGGTCTGCGCTACGACGAACGCCTCGTCGTGCACACGGAGTTCGGCATCGACGCGGGCACGGCCGCCGCGGGCGGGCTGCTGGCCGCCCGCCCGGACGCCCTGTTCTGCGCGAACGACCAGCTCGCCCTCGGCGCGCTGCGCGCCCTGCTCTCGCGGGGCGTGCGCGTACCGGAGGACGTGGCGGTGGCGGGGATGGACGACAGCGCGCTCGCGCAGGCGGCGTGGCCGCCGCTGACCAGCGTGGACCTGGGGTCGTCGGAGCGCGGGCGGCTGGCCGCGCGGCTGTTGGTGGACCGGCTGGCCGCGGGGCGTTCCGCGGGGGCGCGCGCGGCCGTACCGTTTCGCTCCACCACAGTCCCGCCCCGTCTCGTCGTGCGCGCCTCGACCGCGCCGGCGACCGACCCACCCGCATGA
- a CDS encoding carbohydrate ABC transporter permease — protein MTTLETTRRARPRGRRRALAAAGRTGQYAALLCYLVFLAFPLLWLLSTSFKSPQELGSIDPAWIPREPGLDNYRAAFDAQPLLRSALNSLVVAGSAALISVAIAVPAAYVMARHRSRIGRAGTGWVLVSQMFPFVLVIIPLFLVLRDLRLIDSQAGLVLVYVVWNLPFALWMLRGFVKAVPPSLEEAAAVDGAGRLRTLTGVVLPLLVPGVVATLMFSFVTAWNEFFFALVLLKSPENQTMSVILNRFIGAEGAADLGPLAAAAVLATLPSLLLFGLLQRRLAGGMLAGAVKG, from the coding sequence ATGACCACCCTGGAAACCACCCGGCGCGCACGTCCCCGCGGGCGCCGGCGCGCGCTCGCCGCCGCAGGCCGCACCGGCCAGTACGCGGCGCTGCTGTGCTACCTCGTCTTCCTCGCCTTCCCGCTGCTGTGGCTGCTCTCCACGTCGTTCAAGTCGCCGCAGGAGCTGGGCTCGATCGACCCCGCGTGGATCCCGCGCGAACCCGGGCTCGACAACTACCGTGCGGCGTTCGACGCGCAGCCGCTGCTGCGGTCCGCGCTCAACAGCCTCGTCGTCGCGGGCAGCGCGGCGCTGATATCCGTGGCGATCGCCGTGCCGGCCGCGTACGTGATGGCGCGCCACCGGTCGCGGATCGGGCGGGCGGGCACCGGCTGGGTGCTGGTCAGCCAGATGTTCCCGTTCGTGCTGGTGATCATCCCGCTGTTCCTCGTGCTGCGGGACCTCCGCCTCATCGACTCACAGGCGGGCCTCGTCCTCGTCTACGTCGTGTGGAACCTGCCGTTCGCCCTGTGGATGCTGCGGGGCTTCGTGAAGGCGGTGCCGCCGTCGCTTGAGGAGGCCGCGGCCGTCGACGGCGCCGGCAGGCTGCGGACGCTGACGGGCGTCGTGCTGCCGCTGCTGGTGCCGGGGGTGGTGGCGACGCTGATGTTCTCGTTCGTCACCGCCTGGAACGAGTTCTTCTTCGCCCTGGTCCTGCTCAAGTCACCGGAGAACCAGACCATGTCCGTGATCCTGAACCGCTTCATCGGCGCCGAGGGAGCCGCGGACCTCGGGCCGCTGGCCGCCGCCGCCGTCCTGGCCACACTGCCGAGCCTCCTGCTGTTCGGGCTGCTCCAGCGGCGGCTCGCGGGCGGCATGCTCGCCGGGGCGGTGAAGGGCTGA
- a CDS encoding TerD family protein yields MSGLTKGLGKVEVAVKWDASPMGEPDNDVDIVAATYAADDPGGAPVYLVHFDSRSPDGTITLSRDSRTGQGFGFDEAMTFELERLAPTFGRVVVGVTVQQRGGPKTFGAIPSTRFRIAEGYDELAAGDFAAVAGATSAVIAAFVRDEAGAWRLRTGLRGFDADPAEFPRVMGAGPA; encoded by the coding sequence ATGAGCGGTCTTACCAAAGGTCTGGGCAAGGTCGAGGTCGCTGTCAAATGGGATGCCAGCCCCATGGGTGAACCGGACAACGACGTGGACATCGTCGCGGCCACCTACGCGGCCGACGATCCGGGCGGCGCGCCGGTGTACCTGGTGCACTTCGACAGCCGCTCTCCCGACGGCACGATCACCCTCAGCCGGGACAGCCGCACCGGCCAGGGCTTCGGTTTCGACGAGGCGATGACGTTCGAACTCGAGCGTCTCGCCCCCACGTTCGGCCGTGTCGTCGTCGGCGTGACCGTGCAGCAGCGCGGCGGCCCGAAGACGTTCGGCGCCATCCCGAGCACCCGGTTCCGCATCGCCGAGGGGTACGACGAGCTGGCCGCCGGGGACTTCGCGGCGGTGGCGGGGGCGACGTCGGCGGTGATCGCCGCGTTCGTCCGCGACGAGGCGGGCGCCTGGCGGCTGCGGACCGGGCTGCGCGGGTTCGACGCCGACCCGGCCGAGTTCCCGCGGGTGATGGGCGCCGGGCCGGCCTGA
- a CDS encoding sugar ABC transporter permease — translation MSLTAPRADAAPGSRGTPPPRTPAQRRRAFGLDRGAWFLLLPALVPILLLSVGPLLYGMSLAFTDAQSGRTDPTQFVGLANFADLRLDRLFWESFRIGLVWAVAVTALQLLLSTGLALLLDQNLRFRWLARTLALVPWAMPEVVVGVMWRLVYHQDAGVLNKALTDLGILDHNIDWLTDLSLALPAVIVVGVWSGMPQTTVVLLAGLQNVPHELREAAQLDGAGMWRRFTTVTWPALRPVVLAITALNFIWNFNSFGLVYVLTQGGPGGETRLPSLFVYEEAFVYGQFGYAAAMGLVMVAVMAVLLTVFLRNRLKDEEAVR, via the coding sequence ATGAGTCTCACCGCCCCCCGGGCCGACGCCGCCCCGGGCAGCCGCGGCACACCGCCGCCGAGGACACCGGCCCAGCGCAGACGCGCGTTCGGCCTCGACCGCGGAGCGTGGTTCCTGCTGCTCCCCGCGCTCGTCCCGATCCTGCTGCTCAGCGTCGGGCCGCTGCTGTACGGCATGTCCCTCGCCTTCACCGACGCGCAGTCGGGCCGTACCGACCCCACGCAGTTCGTGGGCCTCGCCAACTTCGCCGACCTCCGGCTCGACCGGCTCTTCTGGGAGTCCTTCCGCATCGGGCTGGTGTGGGCGGTGGCCGTCACCGCGCTGCAACTGCTGCTGTCCACGGGGCTCGCGCTGCTGCTGGACCAGAACCTGCGGTTCCGCTGGCTGGCCCGCACGCTCGCCCTGGTGCCGTGGGCGATGCCCGAGGTCGTCGTCGGCGTGATGTGGCGCCTCGTCTACCACCAGGACGCGGGCGTGCTCAACAAGGCGCTCACCGATCTCGGCATCCTCGACCACAACATCGACTGGCTCACCGACCTGTCCCTCGCGCTGCCCGCCGTCATCGTGGTCGGCGTGTGGTCGGGCATGCCGCAGACGACGGTCGTCCTGCTCGCCGGGCTCCAGAACGTCCCGCACGAACTGCGGGAGGCGGCCCAGCTCGACGGCGCCGGGATGTGGCGGCGGTTCACGACCGTGACCTGGCCGGCGCTGCGCCCGGTCGTCCTCGCCATCACCGCCCTCAACTTCATCTGGAACTTCAACTCCTTCGGCCTGGTGTACGTGCTCACGCAGGGCGGGCCGGGCGGCGAGACGCGGCTGCCGAGCCTGTTCGTGTACGAGGAGGCGTTCGTGTACGGGCAGTTCGGCTACGCCGCCGCCATGGGGCTCGTGATGGTCGCGGTGATGGCGGTCCTGCTCACCGTCTTCCTGCGCAACCGGCTGAAGGACGAGGAGGCCGTCCGATGA
- a CDS encoding SAM-dependent methyltransferase, whose translation MTHDPDAARTGAVIDTTQPHSARFWNYLLGGKDHYEVDQQLGDYIKAHHPVVVEAARASRAFLGRAVKYLVEEAGVRQFLDIGTGLPTADNTHEVAQRHAPESRVVYVDNDPVVLLHARALLTSTPEGATAYIEADVHDPDTIIAQAGETLDLSQPVALFFLSMLGHIADPAEAAALVRRYTDRLAPGSHLVVCDSIDSPAMLKAQEGYRDSGAVPYIVRTADQIAAVAAGLDLLPPGLGPVDLWRPAGEVERPADQWGFVARKP comes from the coding sequence ATGACGCACGACCCGGACGCCGCACGGACCGGCGCGGTCATCGACACCACCCAGCCGCACTCGGCCCGCTTCTGGAACTACCTGCTGGGCGGCAAGGACCACTACGAGGTCGATCAGCAGCTCGGCGACTACATCAAGGCCCACCACCCCGTCGTCGTGGAAGCGGCCCGCGCCAGCCGGGCGTTCCTCGGCCGCGCCGTCAAGTACCTCGTGGAGGAGGCGGGCGTCCGCCAGTTCCTCGACATCGGCACCGGCCTGCCGACCGCCGACAACACGCACGAGGTCGCCCAGCGCCACGCCCCCGAGTCCCGCGTCGTCTACGTGGACAACGACCCGGTCGTCCTGCTGCACGCGCGGGCGCTCCTCACCTCCACCCCGGAGGGCGCCACCGCGTACATCGAGGCCGACGTGCACGACCCCGACACGATCATCGCGCAGGCCGGCGAGACCCTCGACCTGTCGCAGCCGGTCGCCCTGTTCTTCCTGTCGATGCTCGGGCACATCGCCGATCCGGCGGAGGCCGCGGCCCTCGTGCGCCGCTACACCGACCGCCTCGCGCCCGGCAGCCACCTCGTCGTCTGCGACTCGATCGACTCCCCGGCCATGCTCAAGGCCCAGGAGGGCTACCGGGACTCCGGCGCCGTGCCGTACATCGTGCGCACCGCCGACCAGATCGCCGCGGTCGCCGCCGGCCTCGACCTGCTGCCGCCCGGCCTCGGCCCGGTCGACCTGTGGCGCCCGGCGGGCGAGGTGGAGCGGCCCGCCGACCAGTGGGGCTTCGTGGCGCGCAAGCCCTGA
- a CDS encoding SMI1/KNR4 family protein — MNDALTRLVRVAPPGQAPAGSDWSGVAASLAIEALPPDYTALADRYGGGHFDQYLCLLHPACEVPDYNLFTVARRQAEALPQLWAFEARPPQLEAPGTRAVPWAVTEDGEVLYWLVGPGRAPAEWTVLVNEGRGPYWEHHDVGCAEFLVSLLTGERRSEVLASDLPGEHRFDPLPTGAGGPSGG; from the coding sequence ATGAACGACGCACTGACACGGCTCGTCCGCGTCGCGCCTCCCGGGCAGGCTCCGGCCGGCTCGGACTGGTCGGGTGTGGCCGCCTCGCTGGCGATCGAGGCGTTGCCGCCCGACTACACGGCGCTCGCCGATCGCTACGGCGGCGGTCACTTCGACCAGTACCTGTGCCTGCTGCACCCGGCGTGTGAGGTGCCCGACTACAACCTGTTCACCGTCGCACGGCGGCAGGCCGAGGCGCTGCCGCAGCTGTGGGCGTTCGAGGCCAGGCCGCCGCAGCTCGAAGCCCCGGGGACGCGGGCCGTCCCGTGGGCGGTCACGGAGGACGGCGAGGTCCTGTACTGGCTGGTCGGGCCGGGGCGCGCCCCGGCGGAGTGGACGGTACTCGTCAACGAGGGGCGCGGCCCGTACTGGGAACACCACGACGTGGGGTGCGCGGAGTTCCTGGTGTCGCTGCTCACCGGTGAGCGGCGTTCGGAGGTGCTGGCGTCGGACCTTCCCGGGGAGCACCGCTTCGACCCGCTGCCGACGGGGGCGGGCGGGCCGAGCGGCGGCTGA
- a CDS encoding helix-turn-helix transcriptional regulator yields MRVECGGSASALKQLGLRLRTMRAGAGRSLPETAAAIGVPAVRLHGLETGRLVPEPAQLRPLLAFYDRAAETESVLAELRHAGRTPWWTAYRDLLPRWLADHLRAEERAEAIRYYAPLLVPDLLQTAEYAAALLRLQRPTDDEATTARRLDLLARRQCVLDRREPRPPAVWALIEESVLHRRVGDAGVMERQLAHLRHLSALPGITIQVMPMHTTHRALMSGPVELLRFPGPHLPDRLVLHTAAGASVSLRTKEVRHYLMALDSAACAPDTVPIGAWPGRRAAGGTACPVAPPRRPGGTGGDHGTMSN; encoded by the coding sequence ATGCGGGTGGAATGCGGGGGGTCGGCGTCGGCCCTCAAACAGCTCGGCCTGCGGCTGCGCACCATGCGGGCCGGTGCCGGCCGGTCGCTGCCCGAGACCGCCGCGGCCATCGGCGTCCCCGCCGTCCGCCTGCACGGCCTGGAGACCGGCCGCCTCGTCCCCGAACCGGCCCAGCTCCGCCCGCTCCTCGCGTTCTACGACCGCGCCGCCGAGACGGAGTCCGTGCTCGCCGAGCTGCGCCACGCCGGCCGGACCCCCTGGTGGACGGCCTACCGCGACCTGCTCCCCCGCTGGCTCGCCGACCACCTGCGGGCCGAGGAGCGCGCCGAGGCCATCCGCTACTACGCGCCGCTCCTCGTCCCCGACCTGCTCCAGACCGCCGAGTACGCCGCCGCGCTGCTGCGCCTCCAGCGGCCCACGGACGACGAGGCCACCACGGCCCGCCGCCTCGACCTGCTGGCCCGCCGCCAGTGCGTGCTGGACCGCCGCGAGCCCCGGCCGCCGGCCGTGTGGGCGCTGATCGAGGAGTCCGTCCTGCACCGGCGCGTCGGCGACGCCGGCGTGATGGAACGGCAACTGGCGCATCTGCGGCATCTCTCCGCGCTCCCCGGGATCACGATCCAGGTCATGCCGATGCACACGACGCACCGCGCGCTGATGAGCGGACCGGTGGAGCTGCTCCGTTTCCCCGGCCCGCACCTGCCCGACCGGCTGGTCCTGCACACCGCCGCGGGGGCGTCCGTCAGCCTGCGGACCAAGGAGGTGCGGCACTACCTGATGGCGCTCGACTCGGCGGCCTGCGCGCCGGACACCGTGCCGATCGGCGCGTGGCCAGGACGGCGCGCGGCGGGCGGGACCGCGTGCCCCGTCGCGCCGCCGCGACGGCCGGGCGGCACGGGCGGGGATCATGGCACTATGAGCAACTGA
- a CDS encoding NAD(P)-dependent alcohol dehydrogenase, which produces MTAAVSRAPEAPFTLEPVDLDDPRPDEILVRITAGGLCHTDLVTKAAPPAGRCPVVLGHEGAGVVERVGRAVLGVRPGDQVVLSYRSCRACRLCHAGRPAYCERTALLNNSGRRADGSATMWQDGRPLAGSFFGQSSFATHALASADNAVVVGPGTDLTTLAPLGCGFQTGAGAVLNVLRPGPGARLVVYGAGAVGLAALLAARAVGVRSVVAVDVHPERRAHAARLGAGAALDPAGADLVAAVREATGGGATHALDTTGVPAVVAHAAKALAPTGTLVVVGLGEAELTVDLMDILLNGKTVRGCIEGDAVPERFIPRLLDLHATGRFPVEELITTYPFEDINRAVADHRSGAVVKPVLVW; this is translated from the coding sequence ATGACCGCCGCGGTATCGCGCGCCCCGGAAGCGCCCTTCACCCTGGAGCCGGTCGACCTGGACGACCCGCGCCCCGACGAGATCCTCGTACGGATCACGGCGGGCGGGCTGTGCCACACCGACCTGGTGACGAAGGCTGCGCCGCCGGCGGGCCGCTGTCCCGTGGTCCTCGGCCACGAGGGCGCCGGCGTCGTGGAACGCGTCGGCCGCGCGGTCCTCGGCGTACGGCCCGGCGACCAGGTCGTCCTCAGCTACCGGAGCTGCCGCGCGTGCCGCCTGTGCCACGCGGGGCGGCCCGCGTACTGCGAACGCACCGCGCTGCTGAACAACTCGGGGCGCCGCGCGGACGGTTCCGCCACCATGTGGCAGGACGGCAGGCCGCTGGCCGGCTCGTTCTTCGGCCAGTCCAGCTTCGCCACGCACGCCCTCGCCAGCGCGGACAACGCGGTCGTCGTCGGCCCCGGCACCGACCTGACCACGCTCGCGCCCCTCGGCTGCGGCTTCCAGACGGGCGCCGGCGCCGTCCTGAACGTGCTGCGCCCGGGACCCGGCGCCCGCCTCGTCGTGTACGGGGCGGGCGCGGTCGGCCTGGCCGCGCTGCTCGCGGCCCGCGCGGTCGGGGTGCGGTCCGTGGTGGCGGTCGACGTGCATCCCGAACGGCGCGCCCACGCCGCGCGGCTCGGCGCCGGCGCGGCGCTCGACCCGGCCGGCGCCGACCTCGTGGCGGCCGTCCGGGAGGCGACGGGCGGCGGCGCCACGCACGCCCTGGACACCACGGGCGTGCCGGCGGTCGTGGCGCACGCGGCGAAGGCCCTGGCGCCCACCGGCACCCTCGTGGTCGTCGGCCTCGGCGAGGCGGAGCTGACCGTCGACCTGATGGACATCCTGCTCAACGGGAAGACGGTGCGCGGCTGCATCGAGGGCGACGCGGTGCCGGAGCGCTTCATCCCGCGCCTGCTCGACCTGCACGCCACGGGCCGCTTCCCGGTGGAGGAGCTGATCACGACGTACCCGTTCGAGGACATCAACCGGGCCGTCGCGGACCACCGGTCGGGCGCGGTGGTGAAGCCCGTCCTCGTGTGGTGA
- a CDS encoding DUF4334 domain-containing protein, which produces MNANEARKRLNELRSAREGVSSDELDRIWACLEPVPAAEILGRWRGEVFATGHGLHRELVGRRWYGKSFNSLHDAKPLICYDEKGRLFSDVELGRGEASLWNIEFRGEVTATMVYDGRAAFDHFKRVDDVTLMGIMNGKAEFVLHNGQHFYFLLERV; this is translated from the coding sequence ATGAACGCGAACGAGGCACGGAAGCGTCTGAACGAACTGCGATCCGCCCGTGAGGGGGTGTCGAGCGACGAACTCGACCGGATATGGGCCTGCCTCGAACCCGTCCCGGCCGCCGAGATCCTCGGCCGGTGGCGCGGCGAGGTGTTCGCGACCGGCCACGGTCTGCACCGCGAGCTGGTCGGCCGCCGGTGGTACGGCAAGTCGTTCAACTCACTCCACGACGCCAAGCCCCTGATCTGCTACGACGAGAAGGGCCGGCTCTTCTCCGACGTCGAACTGGGCCGGGGCGAGGCCAGTCTGTGGAACATCGAGTTCCGCGGCGAGGTGACCGCCACCATGGTCTACGACGGGCGCGCGGCGTTCGACCACTTCAAACGGGTCGACGACGTCACCCTCATGGGCATCATGAACGGCAAGGCCGAATTTGTCCTCCACAATGGTCAGCATTTCTACTTCCTCCTGGAGAGAGTCTGA
- a CDS encoding RNA polymerase sigma factor SigF — translation MAAVTATTAHSATETAQDTSAAPLPHIGAPQKVAPKDARELSRVFFARLAELEEGTREYQYARNTLIEMNLSLVRYAATRFRGRGDQMEDIVQVGTIGLIKAIDRFELSREVEFTSFAVPYIVGEIKRFFRDTSWAVHVPRRLQEARVELAKATEELRTRLGRTPTVAELSALMSLPESEVIEARKASNGYHSTSLDATLTGESGQDGEAVLADFIGQEDPGMQLVEDVSALAPMVGKLGERDRQILHMRFVDEMTQAQIGERLGISQMHVSRLLNRILTRLRKGMLASN, via the coding sequence ATGGCAGCCGTGACGGCGACGACAGCGCACTCGGCGACGGAGACCGCGCAGGACACCTCGGCGGCCCCCCTGCCGCACATCGGCGCCCCGCAGAAGGTCGCCCCCAAGGACGCGAGGGAGCTGTCCCGCGTCTTCTTCGCCCGCCTCGCCGAACTGGAGGAGGGCACCCGGGAGTACCAGTACGCCCGCAACACGCTCATCGAGATGAACCTCTCCCTCGTCCGCTACGCGGCCACCCGCTTCCGGGGCCGCGGCGACCAGATGGAGGACATCGTCCAGGTCGGCACCATCGGCCTCATCAAGGCCATCGACCGCTTCGAGCTGTCCCGCGAGGTCGAGTTCACCTCCTTCGCCGTGCCGTACATCGTGGGCGAGATCAAGCGGTTCTTCCGCGACACGAGCTGGGCCGTCCACGTTCCGCGCCGCCTCCAGGAGGCCCGCGTGGAGCTGGCGAAGGCCACCGAGGAACTGCGCACCCGCCTCGGCCGCACCCCCACCGTCGCGGAGCTGTCGGCGCTGATGAGCCTGCCCGAGTCGGAGGTCATCGAGGCCCGCAAGGCGTCCAACGGTTACCACTCCACCTCCCTGGACGCCACCCTCACCGGCGAGTCCGGCCAGGACGGCGAGGCGGTCCTCGCCGACTTCATCGGCCAGGAGGACCCGGGCATGCAGTTGGTCGAGGACGTCAGCGCCCTCGCGCCCATGGTCGGCAAGCTGGGCGAGCGCGACCGGCAGATCCTGCACATGCGGTTCGTGGACGAGATGACCCAGGCGCAGATCGGGGAGCGGCTCGGCATCTCCCAGATGCACGTCTCGCGGCTCCTGAACCGCATCCTCACCCGCCTGCGCAAGGGCATGCTGGCCTCCAACTGA